The DNA segment AAAGTCGGACGGCCAGCAGTGAGCAGGATATTAATAAGGATAAAATTCGCTCTTGGGTAGATCAATTTTATGACTTACTGCAAGCGACGAAGGGACTTAAAAAGTGGACGGCAAGTACGTTAAAGCATATCTCCTTTCATCGATTGGATTGGTCCACGAATGTGGCTCTATCGGATGCAGCCTATACGGCAACTTTATCAGGGGCCCTGTGGGGCTTAAAAACGACCTTAATTGGTGGGTTGTCATGCTACATAGATCTAAAGCAGAGGCCTAGGTTGTTTGTTGTGCCGGTCTTTGACAAGCCGCCGTTATTCGCGACCGAAATGGAAATCAATGGGGAAATACGCTGCGTACGCGCGTTGCATGCTGGATTCGTACTTATTGTTCGGGTATTAAAAATAAAAGGCGGTTTTCAAAAATGGCTGAGTATCGCCGCCCGAGGACAAAAAAAAGGGAGTTCGCGGTCTTAATGGATCGGCGGGCTCCTTTTGTTCTTCAACCCACGCATATTCCGCTTCCTGGCTGCGCAAACTGTAGGAGTGAAGGTAGTTCTTATTATTTAGTTTGAAGAGGAGGAATAATCATGTCAGATCATCCGATCCAAGGGTTAATGCAAACGGCTATGGAAAACATCAAGGATATGGTTGATGTCAATACGATTGTCGGCGAACCGGTGGAAACCCCGGACGGCAGCGTCATTTTGCCGATAAGCCGCGTTGGCTTCGGATTTGCTGCGGGAGGCAGTGATTATAATGTGGATGGAAATAGTGGTGCCTCATCCAGCTCATCAGATAAAGTGCGTCCATTTGGTGGAGGTAGCGGGGGAGGCGTGTCGATCAATCCGATTGCATTTCTCGTTGTAGGCCAGCAGGGTGTGCATATTGTTCCGCTGGATAACCAAACTCATCTGTTTGAGAAAATGATTGATGCCGTCCCTTACGTAATGGATAAAATTCAATCCATGATTCCTAGTAACAGTGCAGGAACGTCTCAGAATGCTGCAAATCAAGGTAATCCTAATGATCATCAAAACAATGGAAATATGTACAGCTAAACACTTAGAGAAGCCGATGAGGTTGACCGATCCTTTCCGCCATTTCGGAAGGGGTCTTTTTTTGCCGGGATAAGTGGACATACTCCCCTTATTTCCCGCATATAGTGTACAAGTATTAGCGCATATAGCGGAGGAGTTTCATAATGATAAAACGGTCGATATTTCGCTTTAGCTTCACAGGAATGATGGTCATATCGCTACTGCTGACCGCAGGTTCCAGTGTTGGAGCTGTAGAAAATAACAAACCTCGTCCACCAAGTATGAATGCCCGGGCCGCTTCTTTGATTGATGTGAAGTCAGGCCGAATTCTGTACAGCCATCACGGAGACGTTGAAATGCCAGTAGCCAGCTTGACTAAAATTATGACGGCCATCGTCGCGATTGAGCATGGGAAGCTGGATGAAATGGTCTCCGTCTCCAAAAATGCTTATCGCAAGGAAGGTTCCTCGATCTATCTGGAGCTGGGGGAAGAGATGACCTTGGAGAACATGCTGTATGGTCTCATGCTTCGTTCGGGTAATGATGCAGCAACGGCAATTGCCGAGCATGTTGGCGGGTCGGAAGAGGGTTTTGTTCATTTGATGAATGAAAAGGTAAAAATGCTGGGGCTTAAACATACCCAATTTCGAAATCCTCATGGTCTTGACGCTAAAGGGCATTATTCCTCGGCCAATGATCTGGCGGTCATTACCGCCTATAGCCTCCAGAATCCGGTGTTTAAGGAAATTGTAAAAACGCCAAGCAAAAAAGCCCCCAACCCGAATAATCCATGGGATTATAAGTGGGATAACAAAAATAAAATGCTTCGTTTATATGAAGGAGCAGATGGCGTCAAAACGGGATATACCAAAACTGCGCGACGCTGCCTCGTCAGCTCGGCAAGCCGTGCCGGGCAGCAGTTAGCTGTCGTTACACTTAATGACGGAGATGATTGGAATGACCATGCAAAGCTGCTTGATTACGGCTTTGCCTATTATCCGCTAAAGGAAATCATCGAGGAGGGGCAGCCCGTTCAGAACGAGTTCGTTACCGGCTCCGGATTCAGTTATGCTTTGGCAAGCGGTGAGTTTGAACGTATTCAGCGAAAGCTGTTTCTTAAAAACGCGCGGGCAAATGATTTTGGCTACCGTGGGCAGATTATAATCTCGTTAGACGGCCGTCAAATCGGGCGGGTGCCTATTTATGAGAAAGGCAGCTTCATTCCCTCGCCGGATCCGGCGAGGGGCAAACCGACATCCAGGTTTGTGATTGCCAGGGGAAGCTTGGGAAATGCGTTTACTGCAGTCATTAGATCACTGTTTTTTGTAGATTAGATTACTTACCCTGTGGGAGAGGGGCTGATCATGTGGTTAATAAAATTTGGCTAGGGCTTATCGTCGTTGGT comes from the Paenibacillus lentus genome and includes:
- a CDS encoding DUF2953 domain-containing protein codes for the protein MWIWLGVILILLLVIIAVVIILLSPIKFHLVVRKVKQNEAVQLEVTMLYGVIRLRYEIPSIIFKNMKDGFKVEQQSSSNLLKSRTASSEQDINKDKIRSWVDQFYDLLQATKGLKKWTASTLKHISFHRLDWSTNVALSDAAYTATLSGALWGLKTTLIGGLSCYIDLKQRPRLFVVPVFDKPPLFATEMEINGEIRCVRALHAGFVLIVRVLKIKGGFQKWLSIAARGQKKGSSRS
- the ytfJ gene encoding GerW family sporulation protein → MSDHPIQGLMQTAMENIKDMVDVNTIVGEPVETPDGSVILPISRVGFGFAAGGSDYNVDGNSGASSSSSDKVRPFGGGSGGGVSINPIAFLVVGQQGVHIVPLDNQTHLFEKMIDAVPYVMDKIQSMIPSNSAGTSQNAANQGNPNDHQNNGNMYS
- a CDS encoding D-alanyl-D-alanine carboxypeptidase family protein; the encoded protein is MIKRSIFRFSFTGMMVISLLLTAGSSVGAVENNKPRPPSMNARAASLIDVKSGRILYSHHGDVEMPVASLTKIMTAIVAIEHGKLDEMVSVSKNAYRKEGSSIYLELGEEMTLENMLYGLMLRSGNDAATAIAEHVGGSEEGFVHLMNEKVKMLGLKHTQFRNPHGLDAKGHYSSANDLAVITAYSLQNPVFKEIVKTPSKKAPNPNNPWDYKWDNKNKMLRLYEGADGVKTGYTKTARRCLVSSASRAGQQLAVVTLNDGDDWNDHAKLLDYGFAYYPLKEIIEEGQPVQNEFVTGSGFSYALASGEFERIQRKLFLKNARANDFGYRGQIIISLDGRQIGRVPIYEKGSFIPSPDPARGKPTSRFVIARGSLGNAFTAVIRSLFFVD